In one Hypomesus transpacificus isolate Combined female chromosome 18, fHypTra1, whole genome shotgun sequence genomic region, the following are encoded:
- the gpr182 gene encoding G-protein coupled receptor 182, producing the protein MSHSHHNSSFNGTPWFITECTIHLDEDYRRITLFLLYLVIFLVGLAENALVVWVNWHRRHSANGVLFCVMNVSMSDLLVVLILPFFMLEVSLNEVWLWGRFLCIVTNLIYVVNFYSSSIFLAFMTLERYLSLAWPSSPACFPVGARRRWLLCGGLWLLSLSMGLLETAHVDLLEWDEPGCYMMPEYSYMEWFISVSFLGLIFQFLGPTVVIVTCNLLIARAVHRAPDVQGRREVWLVHVYSLVFVVCWLPYHVVTFLMMLDDMEPLLLSCNAVEVLYFSFSVVQCLSLFHCVANPILYNFLSKSFRTNLINHVVQYMPREDLGEGAEAGARGTGAGRVPKLSNMSTSDSNVVSLTDKQTQEAQTQQ; encoded by the coding sequence ATGAGTCACAGCCACCACAACAGCTCCTTCAATGGGACCCCCTGGTTCATCACCGAATGCACCATCCACCTGGATGAGGACTATCGACGCATCACCCTGTTCCTGCTCTACCTGGTCATATTCCTGGTTGGCCTGGCAGAGAATGCCCTGGTGGTCTGGGTCAACTGGCACCGGAGACACTCTGCCAACGGCGTCCTGTTCTGTGTCATGAACGTTAGCATGTCCGACCTGCTGGTGGTGCTCATCCTGCCCTTCTTCATGCTGGAGGTGAGCTTGAACGAGGTCTGGCTTTGGGGACGCTTCCTCTGCATCGTCACCAACCTCATTTATGTGGTCAACTTCTACAGCAGCTCCATCTTCCTGGCCTTCATGACCCTGGAGCGCTACCTGTCCCTggcctggccctcctccccGGCCTGCTTCCCCGTGGGGGCGCGCAGGCGCTGGCTGCTGTGCGGAGGCCTGTGGCTCCTGTCCCTCAGCATGGGCCTGCTGGAGACGGCCCACGTGGACCTGCTGGAGTGGGACGAGCCGGGCTGCTACATGATGCCTGAGTACAGCTACATGGAGTGGTTCATCTCCGTCTCCTTCCTCGGGCTCATCTTCCAGTTCCTGGGGCCCACCGTGGTCATCGTCACCTGCAACCTGTTGATTGCGCGGGCGGTGCACCGCGCCCCCGACGTGCAGGGCCGCCGCGAGGTGTGGCTGGTGCACGTGTACTCGCTGGTGTTTGTCGTGTGCTGGCTGCCATACCACGTGGTCACCTTCCTGATGATGCTCGACGACATGGAGCCGCTGCTGCTGAGCTGCAACGCCGTGGAGGTGCTCTACTTCTCCTTCAGCGTAGTGCAGTGCCTGTCGCTCTTCCACTGCGTGGCCAACCCCATCCTCTACAACTTCCTGAGCAAGAGCTTCCGCACCAACCTCATCAACCACGTGGTGCAGTACATGCCCAGGGAGGACCTCGGCGAGGGGGCAGAGGCCGGCGCCAGAGGGACCGGGGCCGGGAGAGTGCCCAAGCTCAGCAACATGAGCACCAGTGACTCAAACGTGGTCTCgctgacagacaaacagacacaggaagcacaaacacagcagtga
- the pip4k2ca gene encoding phosphatidylinositol 5-phosphate 4-kinase type-2 gamma, whose product MASNSAAVSSPILAAKTKTKKKHFVQQKVKVFRASDPVLSVFMWGVNHSINDLNQVPVPVMLLPDDFKANTKIKVNNHLFNKETLPGHFKFKEYCPQVFRNLRERFGIEDLDYQVSLTRSPPVRSGVVQGEGLLLSSYDRTLVVKQISSEDVADMHNILSEYHQHIVKCHGSTLLPQFLGMYRVSVESEETYLIVMRNMFSHRLVVHRKYDLKGSLVSREASDKERVKELPTYKDMDFRNNMQKVYVTEEQKEKIMEKLNRDVEFLVKLKIMDYSLLLGIHDVGRAEREEEEGEEPPNDEDQDSENGLTPAPMAGSYGTSPEGIAGYMSSCKPLGPGEFDPYVDVYAVRSAAGSPQREVYFMGLIDVLTQYDTKKKAAHAAKTVKHGAGAEISTVHPEQYAKRFRDFISNIFALST is encoded by the exons ATGGCGTCTAACTCGGCAGCTGTTTCCAGTCCAATACTGGCAGCCAAGACTAAAACAAAGAAGAAACATTTTGTGCAGCAGAAGGTTAAGGTTTTTCGAGCCAGCGACCCTGTCTTGAGCGTGTTTATGTGGGGCGTCAATCATTCA ATAAATGACCTAAACCAGGTCCCTGTACCAGTGATGCTACTCCCTGATGACTTCAAAGCCAACACCAAAATCAAAGTCAACAACCACCTCTTCAACAA AGAGACTCTACCAGGACATTTCAAGTTCAAGGAATACTGCCCCCAGGTATTCCGGAATCTGAGGGAGCGATTTGGGATTGAGGACCTAGACTACCAG GTGTCGCTGACACGCAGCCCCCCAGTGAGGAGTGGGGTtgtccagggggaggggctcctGCTCAGCTCCTATGACAGGACGCTGGTGGTGAAGCAGATCTCCAGTGAGGACGTGGCTGACATGCACAACATCCTGTCTGAGTACCACCAG CACATTGTGAAGTGCCATGGCAGCACGCTGCTGCCACAGTTCTTGGGCATGTACCGGGTGAGCGTGGAGAGCGAGGAGACCTACCTCATCGTCATGAGGAACATGTTTAGCCACAGACTGGTGGTGCACAGGAAGTACGATCTCAAG GGTTCCCTGGTGTCTCGGGAAGCAAGTGACAAAGAGAGG GTGAAAGAACTTCCCACATACAAGGACATGGACTTCAGGAACAACATGCAGAAGGTGTACGTGACCGAGGAGCAAAAGGAGAAGATCATGGAGAAGCTCAACAGAGATGTGGAG TTTCTGGTCAAGCTGAAGATCATGGACTACAGCCTGCTGCTGGGCATCCATGACGTGGGCCGTGCggagcgggaggaggaggagggcgaggagcCCCCCAACGACGAGGACCAGGACTCTGAGAACGGCCTGACGCCCGCCCCCATGGCGGGCTCCTACGGCACCTCCCCCGAGGGCATCGCTGGCTACATGTCCTCGTGCAAGCCCCTGGGCCCGGGGGAGTTTGACCCCTACGTGGACGTGTACGCCGTCAGGAGTGCTGCTG GTTCCCCCCAGAGAGAGGTGTACTTCATGGGGTTGATCGATGTTCTGACACAGTACGACACCAAGAAGAAAGCTGCTCACGCAGCCAAGACCGTCAAACACGGG GCTGGTGCCGAAATCTCCACTGTCCACCCAGAACAGTATGCCAAAAGATTTCGCGATTTCATCTCAAACATTTTTGCACTTAGCACTTAA
- the igfbp6b gene encoding insulin-like growth factor-binding protein 6b yields the protein MPLLSNLTAIVLLLIAHCGSWTLANRLGPYKVCPSCKDPVGAGRAPRDHIGAGSTSVLAQGEPCGVYTLSCAKGLRCVPPPREHSPLQALLQGRGSCAKHSRTSPTERPHPTGPHPSNSGEIEKAPCRKLLNSVLRGLELTIFQSDRDIYIPNCDTRGFYRKKQCRSSKGMQRGHCWCVDELGAAVPSRASEDGALPCDGE from the exons ATGCCTCTCCTTTCCAACTTAACGGCCATTGTCTTGTTGCTGATTGCTCACTGTGGATCCTGGACTCTGGCTAACCGCTTGGGCCCATACAAGGTCTGTCCCTCCTGCAAAGACCCTGTGGGGGCAGGTCGGGCCCCTCGGGACCATATTGGTGCAGGCAGCACATCCGTGTTGGCCCAGGGTGAGCCCTGTGGCGTGTATACCCTGAGCTGTGCCAAGGGGCTGCGCTGTGTCCCCCCGCCTCGGGAACACAGCCCCCTCCAGGCTCTGCTGCAGGGCAGGGGCTCCTGCGCCAAGCACAGCAGGACCAGTCCCACCGAGAGGCCCCACCCCACAG GTCCACATCCCTCAAACAGTGGTGAAATAGAAAAA GCACCATGCCGTAAGCTACTGAATAGTGTTCTGCGGGGACTGGAGCTGACAATCTTCCAGTCTGACCGGGACATCTACATACCCAACTGTGACACCCGTGGCTTCTATAGAAAAAAGCAG TGTCGCTCCTCCAAGGGCATGCAGCGCGGCCACTGTTGGTGTGTGGATGAGTTGGGCGCTGCCGTGCCCTCACGTGCCAGTGAAGACGGTGCTCTACCATGCGATGGAGAGTGA
- the LOC124480978 gene encoding LOW QUALITY PROTEIN: zinc finger and BTB domain-containing protein 39 (The sequence of the model RefSeq protein was modified relative to this genomic sequence to represent the inferred CDS: deleted 2 bases in 1 codon), whose product MRIRLQAPGHAAGLLSELNRCRQARLYCDVLLQAGGRSFAAHRAVLACGGAHFRSLFSRGQMGASGGPGTAVSSYSLDFVSPTNLEKVLTFIYTGEILTDLIDVGVLYELAVRLGVRELVRACHNTFPDLQGSASADCAAERQGDVEGAVGAVGAVGASGSVCSSSAASCSSLSSSVGPSGAPTPAAPSPLAQSRGSRASRGHSTPLPVALKAEDMHSHLGYGQMADGVGQLAGDQVGLASHNHQTEGAPKGPSLPLKTEEGAATGACEDGEGQTVSGSRAGSLPLGVSEPCSFPDSSGPLGAEAGDPSSGDPLDSLQVGAVEGGVAVGNDEGLIFGGEVEDQEEEERGAGRGDGSDVAEQWRQLAGEIIELSDDENYMEEEEEEEEEEEEEEDLVCVENGGREGGVAAGSQGSVTTAACKTCGAVLRADSATLRSHAETHHITETGACGVCGAQFPDRGAGVTHALSHVGVLLFSCDMCRLQFCSQAKLLRHRRQAAASYTHPLPSSTTKGQGPEVQCAICTKTITKDFQVVRDHLLSHMCSQTLTCGVCQQRLPSLCSLLWHALNHLALPVYSCLHCTCSFLELPLLDRHMALHAEEEAASGGDRELSRRLKAAGSEGEDELRCFLCPQTFRSSSAFHYHLSLHTSESLGGQGWPPGKRKADHALDYPPPSCASSSPLEAAGSLGKLSSLGFGLGMGFNLSDKLLQGGGASFPSGLLSNGGPGLDGAGGVPRGKWYRCRFCGKRFAHSGEFTYHLRIHTGEKPYQCKVCLRYFRGRSTMICHLKTHAGALMYRCTVCGLYFSTLKLVSSHMEAHKDHLPPDFNIEQTFMYNDHSKEALPTLDT is encoded by the exons ATGAGGATCCGGCTGCAGGCTCCCGGCCACGCCGCCGGTCTCCTCTCGGAGCTAAACCGCTGTCGCCAGGCCCGTCTGTACTGCGACGTGCTCCTACAGGCGGGCGGGCGCTCGTTCGCCGCTCACCGCGCCGTGCTGGCCTGTGGCGGGGCGCACTTCCGCAGCCTGTTCTCCCGCGGCCAGATGGGAGCCTCAGGAGGCCCCGGCACCGCCGTCTCCTCCTACTCCCTGGACTTTGTGTCGCCGACCAACTTGGAGAAGGTGCTGACGTTCATCTACACGGGGGAGATCCTGACGGACCTGATCGACGTGGGCGTGCTGTACGAGCTGGCcgtgaggctgggggtgagggagcTGGTGAGGGCGTGCCACAACACCTTCCCCGACCTGCAGGGCTCGGCCTCTGCTGACTGCGCGGCCGAGCGGCagggggatgtggagggggcCGTGGGGGCCGTGGGGGCCGTGGGGGCGTCGGGCTCTGTGTGCTCCTCGTCTGccgcctcctgctcctccttgtcCTCGTCCGTGGGGCCGTCGGGGGCCCCCACTCCTGCCGCGCCCTCCCCTCTGGCCCAGAGCAGGGGGAGCAGGGCCAGCCGGGGTCACAGCACTCCCCTGCCAGTGGCCCTCAAGGCTGAGGACATGCATTCTCACCTGGGCTATGGGCAGATGGCCGACGGGGTCGGTCAGCTCGCTGGGGACCAGGTTGGACTAGCCAGCCACAACCACCAGACTGAGGGGGCTCCCAAAGGCCCCTCCCTGCCGCTGAAGACTGAGGAGGGGGCAGCCACGGGGGCCTgtgaggatggggagggacagACGGTCAGCGGGAGCAGAGCTGGATCTCTGCCCCTGGGCGTCTCTGAGCCctgttcctttcccgactcgtcAGGCCCCCTGGGGGCAGAGGCCGGCGACCCCTCCTCTGGGGACCCTCTGGACAGCCTGCAGGTGGGGGCGGTGGAGGGCGGGGTGGCGGTGGGAAACGACGAAGGCCTCATCTtcgggggggaggtggaggaccaggaagaggaggagaggggggcggggcggggggacgGGAGCGACGTGGCGGAGCAGTGGAGGCAGCTGGCCGGGGAGATCATCGAGCTGAGCGACGACGAGAActacatggaggaggaggaggaggaggaggaggaagaggaggaggaggaggacctggtgtgtgtggagaacggg gggcgggaggggggggtggcggcCGGTAGCCAGGGCTCCGTAACCACGGCGGCGTGCAAGACCTGCGGCGCGGTGCTGCGGGCGGACTCGGCCACGCTCCGCTCCCACGCCGAGACGCACCACATCACGGAAACGGGCGCCTGCGGCGTGTGCGGCGCCCAGTTCCCGGACCGCGGCGCCGGCGTCACCCACGCTCTCTCCCACGTGGGCGTGCTGCTGTTCTCCTGCGACATGTGCCGCCTTCAGTTCTGCAGCCAGGCCAAGCTGCTGCGCCATCGGCGGCAGGCTGCGGCCAGCTACAcccaccccctgccctccaGCACCACCAAGGGGCAGGGCCCGGAGGTGCAGTGTGCCATCTGCACCAAAACCATCACCAAGGACTTCCAG gTCGTCAGAGACCACCTCCTGAGCCACATGTGCTCTCAGACCCTGACCTGTGGCGTGTGCCAGCAGCGCCTGCCCTCCCTGTGCTCCCTGCTGTGGCACGCCCTCAACCACCTGGCCCTGCCCGTCTACTCCTGCCTCCACTGCACCTGCAGCTTCCTGgagctccccctgctggacaggCACATGGCGCTGCACGCCGAGGAGGAGGCGGCAAGCGGCGGGGACCGGGAGCTCAGCAGGAGGCTGAAGGCTGcggggagcgagggggaggacgaGCTGCGCTGCTTCCTGTGTCCCCAGACCTTCCGCTCCTCGTCGGCCTTCCACTACCACCTGAGCTTACACACCAGCGAGTCCCTGGGAGGGCAGGGCTGGCCGCCGGGCAAGCGCAAAGCCGACCACGCCCTGGACTACCCCCCGCCCTCCTgcgcctcctcttcccccctggAGGCGGCCGGGAGCCTGGGGAAGCTGAGCAGCCTGGGTTTCGGCCTGGGGATGGGCTTCAACCTGTCGGACAAGCTGCTCCAGGGCGGCGGGGCTAGCTTCCCTTCCGGGCTGCTGAGCAACGGGGGCCCGGGGCTGGACGGGGCGGGCGGGGTGCCCCGGGGGAAGTGGTACCGCTGTCGTTTCTGCGGCAAGCGCTTCGCCCACTCGGGCGAGTTCACCTACCACCTCCGCATCCACACGGGGGAGAAGCCGTACCAGTGCAAGGTGTGCCTGCGCTACTTCCGGGGCCGCTCCACCATGATCTGCCACCTGAAGACGCACGCGGGGGCCCTGATGTACCGCTGCACCGTGTGCGGCCTCTACTTCTCCACCCTCAAGCTGGTGTCCTCGCACATGGAGGCCCACAAGGACCACCTGCCGCCCGACTTCAACATCGAGCAGACGTTCATGTACAACGACCACTCCAAAGAAGCCCTCCCCACGCTGGACACCTGA